From the genome of Halomonas sp. I5-271120, one region includes:
- a CDS encoding nitronate monooxygenase family protein has translation MTSSNPLTDRLGIQPIIQAPMAGVATPELAAAVSNAGGLGSLGIGASGVDQARTMIEQTRALTSRPFNVNVFCHAPALRDAARESAWLAHLAPLFRESGGEPPAELDEIYRSFVEDDAAFAMLLETRPAVVSFHFGLPSEARIRALREAGIYTLATATNLQEASTIQARGVDAIVAQGYEAGGHRGCFDPQAGDERLSTPVLVRRLVKEMALPVIAAGGIMDGQGIRSALALGACAAQLGTAFILCPESAANEGYRSTLKSERAEMTRMTSVLSGRPARGILNRLIRHADATPGAMPPAYPVAYDAAKRLNASAAGLGHHEFAAHWAGQGAPLARELPAGELVSRLLQEWRNGT, from the coding sequence ATGACATCGTCGAATCCCCTGACCGACCGGCTGGGCATCCAGCCCATCATCCAGGCACCCATGGCCGGCGTGGCCACGCCGGAACTGGCGGCAGCCGTGTCGAATGCCGGCGGCCTGGGCTCTCTGGGCATCGGCGCCAGCGGCGTCGACCAAGCCCGGACGATGATCGAACAGACCCGGGCGCTGACGTCACGCCCGTTTAACGTCAACGTCTTCTGCCATGCGCCCGCATTGCGTGACGCGGCCCGGGAGTCGGCCTGGCTCGCGCATCTGGCGCCGCTGTTTCGGGAAAGTGGCGGTGAGCCGCCAGCCGAGCTCGATGAGATCTACCGCAGCTTCGTGGAAGACGATGCGGCCTTCGCGATGCTGCTCGAGACGCGCCCCGCCGTGGTCAGCTTTCACTTCGGCTTGCCGTCCGAGGCGCGGATACGCGCCCTGCGGGAGGCCGGCATCTACACGCTGGCGACGGCGACCAACCTGCAGGAGGCGAGCACTATCCAGGCGCGGGGCGTCGACGCGATCGTGGCCCAGGGCTATGAGGCGGGCGGGCATCGCGGCTGCTTTGATCCGCAAGCTGGCGATGAACGGCTAAGCACGCCGGTGCTCGTTCGCCGGCTGGTCAAGGAGATGGCCCTGCCGGTCATCGCGGCCGGCGGCATCATGGATGGCCAGGGCATTCGCTCGGCCCTGGCGCTCGGCGCCTGTGCCGCCCAACTGGGAACCGCCTTTATCCTTTGCCCCGAATCGGCGGCCAATGAAGGCTATCGTTCGACCCTCAAGAGCGAACGCGCCGAGATGACCCGCATGACGTCGGTACTGTCGGGGCGCCCGGCACGCGGCATCCTCAACCGCCTGATTCGCCATGCCGATGCCACCCCTGGAGCAATGCCTCCCGCTTACCCCGTGGCGTACGACGCGGCCAAGCGGCTCAACGCGTCGGCGGCCGGCCTCGGCCATCATGAATTCGCGGCACACTGGGCCGGACAGGGCGCGCCACTGGCACGCGAACTCCCCGCCGGTGAACTCGTGAGCCGGCTGCTTCAGGAATGGCGAAACGGCACCTGA
- a CDS encoding LysR substrate-binding domain-containing protein: MDLETLKIFEAVAAELSVTRAAARLGRAPSNVTTRIQQLEAELDAALFIRLGKRITLSTAGQRFLTYAQRLLALEDEARQAVGAGSGGSLRIGSMESTAASRLPAPLAAFNRAHPATRLEVSTGPSGPLVEEVRDGRLDCAFVAVPAELENEPALAEMGLQSAPVWEESLLLLLPPADAGASSTAELRTRTLAAFKPGCTYRAMAEQRLGIVVGSAWRIQELGSYHAMVAAVSAGACVTLLPRSVLELSRVSDDLTTLEMGSVTTRLLWRRGYETPAFQAFAGQFLGDA, from the coding sequence ATGGACCTGGAAACCCTGAAAATATTCGAGGCCGTCGCCGCTGAGCTGAGCGTGACCCGCGCCGCCGCGCGGCTTGGGCGTGCCCCCTCCAACGTCACGACGCGCATACAGCAATTGGAAGCGGAGCTGGACGCGGCGCTGTTCATTCGCCTTGGCAAGCGCATCACGCTTTCGACGGCGGGGCAGCGCTTCCTCACTTACGCACAGCGCCTGCTGGCGCTGGAAGACGAGGCCCGGCAGGCCGTGGGTGCCGGTAGTGGCGGCAGTCTGCGGATCGGCAGCATGGAGAGCACGGCGGCTAGCCGGCTGCCGGCGCCGCTGGCAGCCTTCAACCGCGCCCATCCGGCGACCCGGCTCGAAGTCAGCACCGGCCCCTCGGGCCCGCTGGTGGAAGAGGTGCGCGACGGGCGGCTGGACTGCGCTTTCGTGGCCGTTCCCGCAGAGCTCGAGAACGAGCCAGCCCTGGCCGAGATGGGGCTGCAAAGCGCACCGGTTTGGGAGGAATCGTTGCTGCTGTTGTTGCCGCCCGCCGATGCCGGGGCCAGCTCGACGGCGGAGCTGCGTACCCGCACCCTGGCGGCCTTCAAGCCCGGCTGCACGTACCGGGCCATGGCGGAGCAAAGGCTCGGCATCGTCGTCGGGAGCGCGTGGCGCATCCAGGAACTGGGCTCCTACCACGCCATGGTAGCGGCCGTTTCTGCGGGCGCCTGCGTCACCTTGCTGCCGCGCAGCGTGCTGGAGCTGAGCCGCGTGTCGGACGACCTGACCACGCTGGAGATGGGCAGCGTCACCACGCGCCTGCTGTGGCGCCGTGGCTACGAGACGCCTGCGTTCCAGGCGTTCGCCGGGCAGTTTCTGGGGGACGCATGA
- a CDS encoding GNAT family N-acetyltransferase, which translates to MHVESVGKKDYRELLDVWEASVRATHDFLREQDLLELKPLIYEQYFGAVDLTCVKGGSGEILGFCGVHDGNIEMLFIAPQARGEGIGSLLLDDAVTAQGATKVDVNEQNPQALGFYQHKGFAVKDRSPLDGLDKPYPLLHMELENTP; encoded by the coding sequence ATGCACGTCGAGAGCGTAGGGAAAAAAGACTATCGTGAGCTGCTGGATGTCTGGGAGGCATCGGTCAGGGCAACACATGATTTCTTGCGCGAACAGGACCTGTTGGAGCTGAAGCCCCTCATTTACGAGCAGTATTTCGGCGCGGTCGATTTAACGTGCGTAAAAGGCGGGAGTGGTGAAATTCTGGGCTTCTGTGGCGTGCACGACGGCAATATCGAGATGCTATTCATCGCTCCGCAGGCGCGCGGGGAGGGCATCGGCTCTTTGCTACTGGATGACGCGGTGACAGCCCAAGGCGCCACCAAGGTAGACGTCAACGAACAGAACCCACAGGCGCTGGGCTTCTACCAGCACAAAGGGTTTGCCGTCAAAGACCGCTCCCCGCTCGACGGGTTGGATAAGCCCTACCCATTGCTGCATATGGAACTTGAAAATACGCCGTGA
- a CDS encoding toll/interleukin-1 receptor domain-containing protein, translating into MLVLIDGGELMKKVFFSYSHKDESMRDKLEVQLSLLKRRGLVEAWHDRAIDAGEELDEKINEHIKSDDIILLLISPDFIASDYCYDTEMRVAMERHNSGDAVVVPIIIRPCDWHEAPFGKLMAVPTDGYPVSLWVDQDSAFLNVVDSIKKVISR; encoded by the coding sequence ATGTTGGTATTAATTGATGGAGGTGAATTGATGAAGAAAGTTTTTTTCTCTTATTCTCATAAAGACGAAAGCATGAGAGATAAGCTTGAGGTGCAACTATCTTTACTGAAAAGAAGGGGGCTTGTTGAGGCATGGCATGATAGGGCCATTGATGCTGGCGAAGAGCTAGACGAAAAAATCAATGAGCATATTAAAAGTGATGATATAATATTGCTTCTGATTAGCCCTGATTTTATTGCCTCAGATTATTGTTACGATACTGAGATGAGGGTTGCGATGGAACGCCACAACAGCGGCGATGCCGTCGTGGTGCCAATTATTATACGACCCTGCGACTGGCATGAAGCTCCCTTTGGGAAGCTGATGGCAGTTCCTACGGATGGCTACCCAGTGAGTTTATGGGTAGACCAAGATTCGGCTTTTCTCAATGTGGTAGATTCAATAAAGAAAGTAATAAGTCGCTGA
- a CDS encoding toll/interleukin-1 receptor domain-containing protein — translation MKKVVISYSREDEEFKEQLISHLSGLVNRGVIETWHNRDIVAGDVRAGEVDQNINQASVVILMVSPEFIGSEYCYAEEMKHALRLHEDGCVRVIPLRLRPCDIEGAPFEQLKCIPEQRWISQYADRDSAFLEVIEEIKIAIKEVVPKKELALRERRELNHEFSKWLNDTEVVLKSRATEVIELDDIYVYPDLRSLDSSDDNFIETSSSRLAEAEGYTLVLGEEQSGKTAFAKSLFKSCFENNKKPVFINAEDGNESNISELCNEAIKAQYEDINDLSEINKSDRFLIIDNFSRISLNKKHQNILLAGIEGEFNTCVILAADSR, via the coding sequence ATGAAAAAAGTAGTAATAAGTTACAGTAGAGAAGATGAAGAGTTTAAGGAGCAGCTGATTTCCCACTTGAGTGGGTTGGTAAATAGGGGTGTGATCGAGACTTGGCACAATAGAGACATTGTTGCCGGCGATGTAAGAGCAGGGGAAGTTGATCAAAATATAAATCAAGCGTCAGTTGTTATTTTGATGGTGAGTCCCGAATTTATTGGTTCAGAGTACTGTTACGCTGAAGAAATGAAGCATGCGTTAAGATTGCACGAAGATGGGTGTGTAAGAGTAATACCTCTTAGGCTACGACCATGCGATATTGAAGGTGCTCCCTTTGAGCAGTTAAAATGCATTCCGGAGCAAAGGTGGATAAGTCAGTATGCAGATAGGGATAGTGCATTTTTAGAAGTGATAGAAGAAATTAAAATAGCAATAAAAGAGGTTGTTCCAAAAAAAGAATTAGCTTTAAGGGAGAGGCGCGAGTTAAATCATGAGTTTTCGAAGTGGTTGAATGATACAGAGGTTGTTTTAAAAAGCAGAGCAACTGAAGTGATAGAGCTAGATGATATATATGTTTATCCTGATCTTCGAAGTTTAGATTCAAGCGATGATAATTTTATAGAAACATCTTCGTCCCGCTTAGCAGAGGCGGAGGGATACACCCTTGTTCTTGGAGAAGAACAGTCGGGGAAAACAGCTTTTGCCAAGTCACTTTTCAAAAGCTGTTTCGAAAATAATAAAAAGCCGGTTTTTATCAATGCCGAGGATGGAAATGAGAGCAATATTTCGGAGCTTTGCAATGAGGCGATAAAGGCTCAGTATGAGGATATAAATGATCTGTCAGAAATAAATAAAAGCGATAGATTTCTAATAATTGATAATTTTTCTAGAATCTCTTTAAATAAGAAGCACCAGAATATATTGTTGGCTGGTATAGAAGGAGAGTTCAATACTTGCGTCATTCTCGCTGCTGACTCTCGGTAG
- a CDS encoding IS3 family transposase (programmed frameshift): MPRYSEERKAAVLKKLLPPDNRSVASVAAEEGISDATLYGWLKTCRRQGVPVPGNRKTGDDWSADAKLAVVIETASLSETELGTYCREKGLYPEQVQRWKEACLQGAGMQENRDKAAQKQQRDDRRTIKKLKADVRRKDRVLAETTSLLVLSKKLEALYGSPGQRGRLTSLSERTRLLKDFDEAVAGGAARYKAAEVMGLSQRTLKRWRQINGSVTMDQRPHAARVAQPHQLTQAEEEAILNTCCQPAYQSLPPSQIVPLLADQGRYLASESSFYRVLKKHQQLNHRGRMTPARKAAEPTSFTASGPNQIWSWDISYCPSEVRGQHWYLYLILDVYSRKIIAWEIHDNESGYLAKQLVERALLREGCWQTPPVLHSDNGAPMTSYTLRARLAELGMLMSHSRPRVSNDNPYSEALFRTVKYCPAWPAKGFSSLAVVREWMLSFEHAYNEQHLHSGINFVTPADRHRGTDTKRLAERKGVYERAKRLNPKRWSGDVRRWEAIGQVSLNPGKPQEKERNQKAA; encoded by the exons ATGCCACGTTATTCCGAGGAACGTAAGGCCGCGGTGCTAAAGAAGCTGCTACCGCCTGACAACCGCAGTGTGGCGTCGGTGGCCGCCGAGGAAGGCATATCGGATGCGACCCTGTATGGTTGGCTGAAAACATGCCGCCGACAAGGAGTGCCTGTGCCAGGGAACCGTAAGACCGGAGATGATTGGTCAGCTGACGCCAAGCTGGCTGTGGTGATTGAAACGGCTTCTCTATCAGAGACCGAGCTTGGCACGTATTGCCGGGAAAAAGGCTTATACCCTGAACAGGTGCAACGCTGGAAGGAGGCCTGCCTCCAAGGTGCCGGCATGCAGGAAAACCGAGATAAAGCCGCTCAGAAGCAGCAGCGCGATGACCGCCGTACGATCAAGAAGCTGAAGGCCGACGTCCGTCGCAAGGACCGGGTTCTGGCAGAAACGACCTCGTTGCTGGTGCTGTCAAAAAAGCTCGAAGCCTTGTACGGC AGCCCCGGACAACGAGGACGACTAACGTCGTTGAGCGAACGTACAAGGCTGTTGAAGGACTTTGATGAGGCGGTGGCTGGTGGCGCGGCACGCTATAAGGCAGCCGAAGTGATGGGGCTGAGTCAGCGCACCTTAAAACGCTGGCGACAGATCAATGGCAGCGTGACCATGGATCAGCGCCCGCACGCCGCGCGTGTTGCGCAGCCCCATCAGCTCACTCAGGCGGAAGAAGAGGCGATTCTGAACACCTGTTGCCAACCAGCGTATCAGAGCTTGCCGCCATCACAGATCGTACCTCTTCTGGCAGATCAGGGCCGTTATCTGGCCTCGGAGTCATCGTTTTATCGGGTACTGAAAAAGCACCAGCAGCTGAACCACCGGGGCCGCATGACGCCAGCCCGCAAGGCCGCTGAACCGACCAGCTTCACGGCCTCGGGACCCAACCAGATTTGGAGTTGGGACATCAGCTACTGCCCCTCTGAGGTGCGTGGTCAGCACTGGTACCTGTACCTGATCCTGGACGTCTATAGTCGCAAGATCATTGCCTGGGAAATCCATGACAACGAGTCTGGATACTTGGCAAAACAACTGGTTGAGCGCGCGCTGCTGCGTGAGGGTTGCTGGCAAACGCCGCCGGTTCTGCACTCGGATAACGGCGCGCCGATGACCTCTTACACCCTGCGCGCGAGACTGGCGGAGCTGGGCATGCTGATGTCCCATAGCCGACCACGCGTGAGCAACGATAATCCTTATTCAGAGGCGCTGTTCCGCACCGTTAAGTACTGTCCAGCGTGGCCAGCGAAGGGCTTTTCCTCACTGGCCGTTGTGCGGGAATGGATGTTGTCGTTCGAGCACGCCTACAATGAACAACACCTTCACAGTGGCATTAACTTCGTCACGCCTGCCGACCGGCATCGTGGCACGGATACTAAGCGCTTGGCCGAGCGAAAAGGGGTTTATGAACGCGCAAAGCGCCTGAATCCCAAGCGCTGGTCTGGCGACGTTCGACGCTGGGAGGCCATCGGACAAGTATCGCTCAATCCTGGCAAGCCGCAGGAAAAAGAACGGAATCAGAAAGCTGCTTAA
- the recD gene encoding exodeoxyribonuclease V subunit alpha, with amino-acid sequence MMPTSSNTSPVNTDAPETALIQAPENALIRAPENALADHAALFALLDRWVERGWLRSLDRAFAAFLHREAKTVSEASPLLLLAAALASHQLGRGHVCLDLAQTLATPDLALSLPPEGDSLEDPPPLPSRVMAALDLDAWRAALTQPELVAEGPGSTPLVLAGTNARPRLYLRRYWQHEQDIHSQIVARLDGTDSDDATDAARLRPILDALFPEPTQPAPLDWQKAACALADRSRFAVITGGPGTGKTTTVVRLLALLQALALGNNMANSKGEEDGGEQALRIRLAAPTGKAAARLNESIAGQVAKLDLNGLADDPERLREVIPKEVSTLHRLLGSRPDTRRFRHDRHNPLPLDVLVVDEASMVDVGMMAAMLEALPPRARLVLLGDKDQLASVEAGSVLGDLCARAEGGHYTPATADWLAKATGQPLPENTLNADGQTLDQAIAMLRVSHRFTAESGIGQLAAAINMEAEPTAKRRAIGDALNHGFADLSHLKLSTDDERGLARLAVSGCPERFPNAGQGRIHRGETLPPPVGYRHFLSVMAERRPADGAEQEQFDAWARDVLAAHGDFQLLCALRRGPWGVEGLNERVRQALEREKLIDSQDGRQRWYPGRPVLVTKNDYGLGLMNGDIGITLDMPRPDAKPGDGSRRLLRVAFPAGDGTDRIKWVLPSRLQAVETVFAMTVHKSQGSEFTHAALVLPDAPNPILTRELVYTGITRARHWLTLVETGRGQLMDAAQRRVMRVSGLGS; translated from the coding sequence ATGATGCCGACATCTTCCAACACCTCCCCGGTCAATACCGACGCCCCGGAGACCGCGCTGATTCAAGCGCCCGAAAACGCGCTTATTAGAGCGCCCGAAAACGCGCTGGCCGATCACGCGGCGCTGTTCGCCCTACTCGACCGCTGGGTGGAGCGCGGCTGGCTGCGCTCGCTGGACCGCGCCTTCGCCGCCTTCCTGCATCGCGAGGCGAAAACGGTAAGTGAGGCCTCACCTCTACTGCTGTTGGCGGCGGCGCTGGCCAGCCATCAGCTCGGCCGCGGCCATGTCTGCCTGGACCTGGCCCAGACGCTGGCCACCCCGGACCTGGCACTCTCGCTGCCGCCGGAAGGCGACAGCCTGGAAGACCCGCCGCCGCTGCCCAGCCGAGTGATGGCCGCGCTGGATCTCGACGCCTGGCGCGCAGCGCTGACTCAGCCCGAGCTGGTGGCCGAAGGCCCCGGCAGCACGCCACTGGTGCTCGCCGGCACCAACGCCCGCCCGCGCCTCTACCTGCGCCGCTACTGGCAGCACGAGCAGGATATCCACAGCCAGATCGTCGCCCGGCTCGATGGAACGGATAGCGACGATGCTACGGACGCGGCCCGGCTGCGCCCGATTCTCGACGCGCTGTTTCCCGAGCCGACACAGCCCGCGCCCCTCGACTGGCAAAAGGCCGCCTGCGCCCTGGCCGACCGCTCGCGTTTCGCGGTGATCACCGGCGGCCCCGGAACCGGCAAAACCACCACCGTGGTGCGCCTGCTCGCCCTGCTTCAGGCGCTTGCCTTGGGGAATAACATGGCGAATAGCAAGGGTGAAGAAGATGGGGGCGAACAGGCCCTGCGCATCCGCCTGGCCGCGCCCACCGGCAAGGCCGCCGCCCGGCTCAATGAATCCATCGCCGGCCAGGTGGCCAAGCTCGATCTCAACGGCCTAGCCGACGACCCCGAAAGGCTGCGCGAGGTGATTCCCAAGGAAGTTAGCACCCTGCACCGTTTATTGGGCTCGCGCCCTGACACCCGCCGCTTCCGCCACGACCGCCACAACCCGCTGCCGCTAGACGTGCTGGTGGTGGACGAGGCCTCGATGGTAGACGTAGGCATGATGGCCGCGATGCTCGAAGCGCTGCCGCCCCGGGCGCGGCTGGTGCTGCTGGGCGATAAGGACCAGCTCGCCTCGGTGGAGGCCGGCTCGGTGCTCGGTGACCTGTGCGCCCGGGCCGAGGGCGGCCACTACACCCCGGCCACCGCTGATTGGCTAGCCAAGGCCACCGGCCAGCCGCTGCCCGAGAACACCCTGAACGCCGACGGCCAGACCCTCGACCAAGCCATCGCCATGCTGCGCGTCAGCCACCGCTTCACCGCCGAGAGCGGCATCGGACAGTTGGCCGCCGCGATCAACATGGAAGCCGAGCCCACCGCCAAGCGCCGCGCCATCGGTGACGCACTCAACCACGGCTTCGCCGACCTTTCGCACCTGAAACTTTCCACCGACGACGAGCGCGGCCTGGCCCGCCTGGCCGTGAGCGGCTGCCCCGAGCGTTTTCCCAATGCCGGCCAGGGCCGCATACATCGCGGCGAAACGCTGCCGCCCCCAGTGGGCTATCGCCACTTTCTGAGCGTGATGGCGGAGCGGCGCCCGGCGGATGGCGCGGAACAGGAACAGTTCGATGCTTGGGCCCGCGACGTGCTGGCGGCCCACGGCGACTTCCAGCTGCTGTGCGCGCTGCGCCGCGGCCCCTGGGGTGTGGAAGGCCTGAACGAGCGAGTGCGCCAAGCGCTGGAGCGAGAAAAGCTGATCGACAGCCAGGACGGCCGCCAGCGCTGGTACCCCGGCCGCCCGGTGCTCGTCACCAAGAACGACTACGGACTGGGGCTAATGAACGGCGATATCGGCATCACCCTGGATATGCCGCGCCCGGATGCAAAGCCCGGCGACGGCAGCCGCCGCCTGCTGCGGGTCGCCTTCCCAGCCGGCGACGGCACCGACCGCATCAAGTGGGTACTGCCCTCGCGCCTGCAAGCGGTGGAGACGGTATTCGCGATGACGGTACACAAATCACAGGGCTCGGAGTTCACCCACGCCGCCCTGGTGCTGCCCGACGCGCCGAATCCCATCCTCACCCGGGAGCTGGTCTACACCGGCATCACCCGCGCCCGCCACTGGCTGACGCTAGTGGAAACCGGCCGCGGCCAGCTGATGGACGCGGCGCAGAGAAGGGTGATGCGGGTGAGTGGGTTGGGGAGTTGA